A portion of the Eubacterium maltosivorans genome contains these proteins:
- a CDS encoding helix-turn-helix domain-containing protein — MENQKMPEYETIRAAVAGEKWAVEKVVDCYKDEIDRLSTVAVRQPDGSTKQEINEDMRQSITKKLIEALPQFPLEEMEKGNVR; from the coding sequence ATGGAAAACCAGAAAATGCCGGAATATGAAACCATACGCGCCGCCGTTGCCGGGGAGAAATGGGCGGTGGAGAAAGTCGTGGATTGCTACAAGGACGAAATCGACAGGCTATCGACGGTAGCGGTCAGACAGCCAGACGGAAGCACGAAACAGGAAATCAACGAAGATATGCGCCAGTCTATCACAAAGAAGCTGATAGAAGCCCTCCCGCAGTTCCCGCTTGAAGAAATGGAAAAGGGAAATGTCAGATAG
- a CDS encoding relaxase/mobilization nuclease domain-containing protein, which produces MAVTKIKPIKSTLSKALDYIENPDKTDGKMLVSSFGCSYETADIEFEYTLSQALQKGNNLAFHLIQSFEPGEVDYQKAHEIGKQLADAVTKGQHEYVLTTHIDKGHVHNHIIFCAVNFVDHHKYNSNKRSYYGIRNMSDKLCRENGLSVVVPGKGSKGKSYAEYQAEKTGTSWKGKLKTTVDALIPQVSSFEELLTRLQAAGYEIKPGKYVSCRAPGQERFTRLKTLGADYTEEAVRERIAGRRTKVAKAPREQRGVSLLIDIENSIKAAQSKGYEQWAKIHNLKQAAKTMNFLTEHKIEQYADLVSRIEEMAAESGQAADALKNAEKRLAEMAVLIKNVSTYQKTKPVYDAYRKARNREKYRAGQEQAIILHEAAVRSLKAAGIAKLPNLAALQSEYEALQAQKEALYADYGKLKKKVREYDIIKQNIDSILQADRQPEREKETERG; this is translated from the coding sequence ATGGCGGTTACAAAGATTAAGCCTATTAAAAGCACTCTAAGCAAAGCCCTTGACTATATCGAAAACCCGGACAAGACGGACGGGAAAATGCTTGTGTCCTCTTTCGGTTGCTCCTATGAAACGGCAGATATTGAGTTTGAATATACCCTGTCGCAAGCACTCCAAAAGGGGAACAATTTAGCCTTTCATCTGATACAGTCCTTTGAGCCGGGGGAAGTCGATTATCAGAAAGCCCATGAAATCGGAAAGCAGCTTGCCGACGCGGTAACAAAGGGGCAGCATGAGTATGTACTCACGACGCACATTGACAAAGGACACGTCCATAACCATATCATTTTTTGCGCGGTGAACTTTGTAGACCACCATAAATACAATTCCAACAAAAGGAGCTATTACGGCATACGGAACATGAGCGACAAGCTGTGCCGGGAAAATGGCTTGTCCGTTGTCGTCCCCGGCAAGGGCAGCAAGGGAAAGAGCTATGCGGAGTACCAGGCAGAAAAGACGGGTACAAGTTGGAAAGGCAAGCTGAAAACCACTGTTGACGCGCTTATCCCCCAAGTTTCCAGTTTTGAGGAATTGCTAACGCGGTTACAGGCGGCGGGCTATGAGATAAAGCCGGGGAAATATGTATCATGCCGCGCCCCCGGACAGGAACGCTTCACCCGCCTTAAAACCCTCGGCGCAGACTATACAGAGGAAGCCGTAAGGGAACGGATAGCGGGCAGACGGACAAAGGTGGCGAAAGCTCCCAGAGAGCAGCGCGGCGTGTCGCTGCTTATCGACATTGAGAACAGTATCAAGGCAGCGCAGAGTAAGGGCTATGAACAGTGGGCGAAAATCCACAATCTGAAACAGGCAGCTAAAACAATGAATTTCTTGACGGAACATAAGATTGAGCAGTACGCGGATTTAGTCAGCCGGATTGAGGAAATGGCAGCGGAAAGCGGACAGGCGGCAGACGCATTGAAGAACGCCGAAAAGCGGCTTGCGGAAATGGCGGTGCTTATCAAGAATGTTTCCACCTATCAAAAGACAAAGCCTGTCTATGACGCATACCGCAAGGCAAGGAACAGGGAGAAGTACCGCGCCGGACAGGAACAGGCAATTATCCTCCATGAAGCCGCCGTAAGGTCACTGAAAGCGGCGGGCATTGCGAAGCTCCCGAACCTCGCCGCGCTGCAATCGGAGTATGAAGCCCTCCAAGCGCAGAAAGAAGCCCTTTACGCCGACTATGGAAAATTGAAAAAGAAAGTCCGGGAATATGATATTATCAAGCAGAACATTGACAGCATTTTACAGGCAGACAGACAGCCGGAACGGGAAAAGGAAACAGAACGCGGATAA
- a CDS encoding DNA topoisomerase 3 yields MAFRLVIAEKPSVAQTIAAALGIKGKQDGYIEGGGYLISWCVGHLVQLAEAAAYGEQYKKWSFDSLPILPEEWQYAVDPDKGKQFKTIKELMHRADVSEVVNACDAGREGELIFRFVYEVAGCKKPMRRLWISSMEDGAIKAGFASLKDGRDYGALFASALCRAKADWLIGINATRLFSCLYGKTLNVGRVQTPTLKMLTDRDAAISHFQKEKYYHVRLDLSGADAASERISDKAEADALKGACEAGKAVCVSLTREKKTAAPPKLFDLTSLQRETNRIFGYTAKQTLDLAQSLYEKRLLTYPRTDSSFLTDDMGGTAADIIALLCEKLPFMAGADFTPEIAKVLDSKKVSDHHAIIPTMELAKADPDALPESEKNILTLAGARLLFATAEPHIYEAVTAVFSCAGTDFTARGKTVLAEGWKELERRYRATLKDKPEAEDGENEGVTLPELSEGQNFPNPAAKVTEHTTTPPKPHSEASLLSAMERAGNGDTDPDAERRGLGTPATRAAVIEKLVKGGFAERKGKQLIPTQNGAALISVLPDMLTSPQLTAEWENNLTQIAKGAADPGEFLSGIEAMARELVQTHAAALDGKKDLFREEKPSVGKCPRCGSPVHEGKKNYYCSNKECAFVMWKNDRFFEERKTAFSAKIAAALLKSGKVNVKKLYSPKTGKTYDGTIVLADTGGKYVNYRIEVQKN; encoded by the coding sequence ATGGCATTTAGACTTGTGATTGCAGAAAAGCCGAGCGTGGCGCAGACTATCGCCGCCGCGCTTGGCATTAAGGGGAAACAGGACGGGTATATCGAGGGCGGCGGCTACCTCATTTCATGGTGCGTCGGGCATTTGGTACAGCTTGCGGAAGCTGCCGCCTACGGGGAGCAATATAAAAAATGGAGTTTTGACAGCTTACCCATTCTGCCGGAGGAATGGCAGTACGCCGTTGACCCGGACAAGGGGAAGCAATTCAAAACCATTAAAGAGCTTATGCACCGCGCCGACGTTTCCGAAGTGGTAAATGCGTGTGACGCGGGGCGCGAGGGTGAATTGATTTTCCGCTTTGTCTACGAAGTGGCGGGCTGCAAGAAGCCCATGCGCCGCTTGTGGATTTCTTCAATGGAGGACGGGGCGATTAAGGCGGGCTTTGCTTCCCTCAAAGACGGGCGGGACTATGGCGCGCTCTTTGCGTCCGCCCTCTGCCGCGCAAAGGCTGACTGGCTTATCGGCATTAACGCCACCCGGCTTTTCTCCTGCCTGTATGGAAAGACCTTGAACGTGGGGCGCGTCCAGACCCCGACCTTAAAAATGCTCACCGACCGGGACGCGGCTATCTCCCATTTCCAGAAAGAAAAATATTATCATGTTCGCCTTGATTTATCCGGCGCGGACGCGGCAAGCGAAAGGATTTCGGACAAGGCAGAAGCCGACGCGCTGAAAGGGGCTTGCGAAGCGGGAAAGGCGGTATGCGTTTCCCTTACCAGAGAGAAGAAAACCGCAGCCCCGCCAAAGCTCTTTGACCTTACCTCTTTGCAGCGGGAAACGAACCGCATTTTCGGTTACACCGCAAAGCAGACCCTTGACCTTGCACAATCCCTTTATGAAAAGCGGCTCCTTACTTATCCGAGGACGGACAGCAGCTTTCTTACTGACGACATGGGCGGCACCGCAGCGGACATTATCGCGCTGCTCTGCGAAAAGCTCCCCTTTATGGCGGGCGCGGACTTCACGCCGGAGATTGCAAAGGTATTAGACAGCAAGAAAGTATCAGACCACCACGCAATCATTCCCACTATGGAGCTTGCAAAGGCTGACCCGGACGCGCTGCCGGAAAGCGAGAAGAATATCCTTACCCTTGCGGGGGCGCGTCTGCTTTTTGCCACCGCCGAGCCGCATATTTATGAAGCGGTTACGGCGGTTTTCTCATGCGCCGGGACAGACTTCACCGCAAGGGGAAAGACCGTACTTGCGGAGGGTTGGAAAGAGCTTGAACGCAGATACCGGGCGACGCTGAAAGATAAGCCCGAAGCAGAGGACGGGGAAAATGAGGGCGTGACGCTGCCGGAGCTTTCCGAGGGACAGAACTTTCCTAACCCCGCCGCAAAAGTAACGGAGCATACCACAACGCCGCCGAAGCCCCACAGCGAAGCGTCGCTTCTCTCTGCTATGGAGCGAGCCGGGAACGGGGACACCGACCCGGACGCGGAACGCCGGGGGCTTGGCACTCCCGCCACCCGCGCCGCCGTCATTGAAAAACTGGTAAAGGGCGGCTTTGCAGAGCGCAAGGGGAAGCAGCTTATCCCCACGCAGAACGGAGCCGCCCTTATATCAGTCTTGCCGGATATGCTCACTTCCCCGCAGCTTACCGCAGAATGGGAAAACAATCTGACGCAGATAGCAAAGGGAGCCGCAGACCCCGGCGAATTTCTGTCCGGCATTGAAGCTATGGCGCGGGAGCTTGTGCAGACACACGCCGCAGCACTGGACGGGAAAAAGGATTTGTTCCGGGAGGAAAAGCCCTCTGTCGGCAAATGCCCCCGTTGCGGTTCCCCCGTCCATGAGGGGAAGAAAAACTATTATTGCAGCAACAAAGAATGTGCCTTTGTCATGTGGAAGAATGACCGCTTTTTCGAGGAACGCAAGACCGCTTTTTCCGCGAAGATTGCCGCCGCGCTCCTTAAATCCGGCAAAGTGAATGTGAAGAAGCTCTATTCCCCGAAAACAGGCAAGACCTATGACGGAACTATCGTTCTGGCTGACACTGGCGGGAAATACGTCAACTACCGTATCGAAGTACAGAAGAACTAA
- a CDS encoding transposon-transfer assisting family protein, translating into MIRLTVEETNLLSIYNEGGKRALIENVNAALPYMDADMRELAKRTLSKVDALTEAEFAELPIYAADEV; encoded by the coding sequence ATGATTAGACTGACTGTTGAAGAAACAAACCTTTTGAGCATTTACAACGAGGGCGGCAAGCGGGCTTTGATTGAGAATGTCAACGCCGCGCTGCCCTACATGGACGCGGATATGCGGGAGCTTGCAAAGCGCACCCTTTCCAAAGTGGACGCTTTGACCGAAGCGGAATTTGCAGAGCTTCCCATTTACGCCGCTGATGAAGTATGA
- the rlmN gene encoding 23S rRNA (adenine(2503)-C(2))-methyltransferase RlmN, giving the protein MKHLPKSTPTEILNDPYGFTYKEMSEVIGEDKARALYTELYKQPFHKENLSISTKKVYKSSDTEKYVYELKDNRYIETVFIKRRDGGTVCVSTQVGCSVGCIFCESGRNGFVRNLTPSEIVQQVVLIRQKVNRIVFMGMGEPLFNYDNLIAAIHILRDRNGLNFPTDGITVSTVGPVNQLKKLREEHLKIQLTISLHAATQAARNCIIPHMHMYAIEDVVKQALSYSQRHNRKVVFAYLLLPGINDRSSDIRQLAKWFKGKNVMINVLQYNPTSNSKIRAPQKQEMVAFKHQLEQTGLEVTMRVSHGREIKAACGQLANTYNKAKKQQK; this is encoded by the coding sequence ATGAAACACTTACCTAAAAGTACACCTACGGAAATATTGAATGACCCATACGGATTTACTTACAAAGAAATGTCGGAAGTAATTGGAGAGGATAAAGCAAGAGCCTTATATACGGAATTGTATAAACAGCCATTTCACAAAGAAAATCTATCAATATCAACAAAAAAAGTCTATAAAAGTAGCGATACTGAAAAGTATGTTTATGAATTGAAAGATAACAGGTATATTGAAACGGTTTTTATTAAACGGCGAGATGGTGGGACTGTTTGCGTAAGTACGCAAGTTGGTTGTTCTGTTGGCTGTATTTTTTGTGAGTCCGGACGCAATGGTTTTGTTCGTAATCTAACACCGTCTGAAATTGTGCAGCAGGTTGTATTGATACGTCAAAAAGTAAATCGTATCGTTTTTATGGGAATGGGAGAACCTTTATTCAATTACGACAACTTGATTGCAGCAATCCATATTCTTCGAGATAGAAATGGACTTAACTTTCCAACCGACGGCATTACCGTATCAACAGTTGGTCCAGTTAATCAATTAAAAAAATTGCGCGAAGAACATCTAAAAATTCAGTTGACAATATCTTTACATGCAGCAACACAGGCTGCGAGAAACTGTATCATTCCTCATATGCACATGTACGCTATTGAAGATGTTGTTAAGCAAGCATTGTCCTATTCTCAAAGGCATAATCGAAAAGTGGTATTTGCGTATTTGCTTTTACCAGGTATAAATGACCGTTCCTCAGATATAAGGCAACTTGCAAAATGGTTTAAGGGCAAAAATGTTATGATTAACGTGCTGCAATACAACCCGACGAGTAATTCAAAAATTAGAGCACCACAAAAACAAGAAATGGTTGCGTTCAAACATCAATTAGAGCAAACAGGACTTGAAGTTACCATGAGAGTTTCTCATGGTAGAGAGATTAAAGCAGCTTGTGGACAGTTAGCTAATACATATAATAAAGCCAAAAAACAACAGAAATAA
- a CDS encoding helix-turn-helix transcriptional regulator, which translates to MAKRPVPRYDFKAFGAAIKAAREGCKESRKKVGDEMFISPRYLANIENKGQHPSLQIFFELIQRYHISVDQFLLETPPEKNTQRRQLDALLDGMSDTGIRIVTATAKEISEVEKEGE; encoded by the coding sequence ATGGCAAAAAGACCAGTACCACGATACGACTTTAAGGCTTTTGGGGCAGCGATAAAGGCAGCGCGTGAGGGATGCAAGGAGAGCCGCAAGAAAGTAGGCGACGAAATGTTTATCTCGCCGCGCTACCTTGCGAACATTGAGAACAAGGGGCAGCACCCAAGTTTACAGATATTCTTTGAGCTGATACAGCGTTACCATATATCCGTAGACCAATTCCTTTTAGAAACGCCGCCGGAGAAGAACACGCAGCGGCGGCAGCTTGACGCGCTTCTTGACGGTATGAGCGATACAGGCATACGGATTGTAACCGCAACGGCAAAGGAGATTTCCGAAGTCGAAAAAGAGGGCGAATAG
- a CDS encoding RNA polymerase sigma factor yields MEPNSREFYKQCAFQKFCNTVLHNEACDTHRELRRHKAKEVTFSDMTLDEARQLHTFDEYFKREAAETVFEKAGKKITPKLLLEAIRTLPEEKRKAILLYYFEGMNDTEIAELFNTSRSTIQYRRTSSFEKLRKYLEENADEWDEW; encoded by the coding sequence GTGGAACCTAATAGCAGGGAGTTTTACAAACAGTGTGCTTTTCAGAAGTTTTGTAATACGGTATTGCACAATGAAGCTTGCGACACCCATAGAGAACTTCGCAGACACAAGGCAAAGGAAGTGACCTTTTCCGACATGACCTTAGACGAAGCGCGGCAGCTTCATACGTTTGATGAATATTTCAAACGTGAAGCCGCCGAAACCGTCTTTGAGAAAGCCGGGAAGAAAATCACGCCAAAGCTGCTTCTTGAAGCAATCCGTACTTTGCCGGAAGAAAAGCGCAAAGCCATATTGCTGTATTACTTCGAGGGAATGAACGATACCGAGATTGCGGAGCTGTTCAACACGTCGAGAAGCACGATACAGTACAGGCGGACAAGCTCTTTTGAGAAATTAAGAAAATATCTGGAGGAAAATGCTGATGAATGGGACGAATGGTAA
- a CDS encoding plasmid mobilization protein, with product MDGRKRTVQIKFRVTEAERDLILEKMKLVPTRNMAAYLRKIAIDGYIIQIDHADIKAMTAEIQKIGVNVNQIARRVNATGNAYQEDIEEIKGVLAEIWRLQRLSLLKAL from the coding sequence ATGGACGGACGCAAAAGGACAGTGCAAATCAAATTCAGAGTGACGGAAGCGGAACGGGATTTAATACTGGAAAAAATGAAGCTCGTACCCACCCGGAACATGGCGGCGTATCTGCGGAAGATTGCCATTGACGGGTATATCATTCAGATAGACCACGCCGATATAAAGGCTATGACCGCAGAGATACAGAAAATCGGTGTCAACGTCAACCAGATAGCACGCCGCGTAAACGCGACGGGGAACGCATACCAAGAGGACATAGAGGAAATAAAGGGGGTGCTTGCGGAGATATGGCGGTTACAAAGATTAAGCCTATTAAAAGCACTCTAA
- a CDS encoding helix-turn-helix domain-containing protein gives MNGTNGNEPGYPENALVPYPVIVAATKGDPDAMKIVLQHFSGYIARLSMRKLYDERGNVYFGVDHDIRERLQAKLMMAVLTFKAEE, from the coding sequence ATGAATGGGACGAATGGTAACGAACCCGGCTACCCGGAAAATGCCCTTGTTCCTTATCCTGTCATTGTGGCAGCGACAAAGGGCGACCCGGACGCCATGAAGATTGTCTTGCAGCATTTCAGCGGCTACATAGCCCGCCTCTCCATGCGGAAGCTGTACGACGAGCGCGGGAACGTCTATTTTGGCGTAGACCACGACATTCGGGAACGGCTGCAAGCAAAACTGATGATGGCTGTCCTCACCTTTAAGGCAGAGGAATAA
- a CDS encoding cysteine-rich KTR domain-containing protein, translating to MLEKYWIKCPICNGKTRVQVFYNTVLRNFPLFCPKCKLTHIVDVEKLEIIIKNSEKQTF from the coding sequence ATGCTTGAAAAATATTGGATAAAATGTCCAATTTGTAACGGAAAGACGAGGGTTCAAGTATTTTATAATACGGTATTAAGAAATTTTCCTCTTTTCTGCCCTAAATGTAAATTAACGCATATCGTTGATGTTGAAAAACTAGAAATCATAATCAAAAACTCTGAAAAACAAACTTTTTAA
- a CDS encoding cysteine-rich VLP domain-containing protein — MNGVKRLTPPQSRKVNALVRRTCCNYDNGNCILLDDGDECVCPQLISYSLLCKWFRAAVLPADRLLYAELYQTGDKKKCTECGAFFASTSNSVKYCPVCRKRITRRQAAERMRKRRTPVTQ; from the coding sequence ATGAACGGGGTTAAGCGGCTGACGCCGCCCCAGAGCCGGAAAGTCAACGCCCTTGTGCGCCGGACGTGCTGCAATTATGATAACGGGAACTGTATCTTACTGGACGACGGGGACGAGTGCGTTTGTCCGCAGCTCATTTCCTATTCGCTTCTCTGCAAGTGGTTCCGGGCTGCGGTGCTTCCCGCCGACAGGCTACTCTATGCGGAGCTTTACCAGACAGGGGACAAGAAGAAGTGTACCGAGTGCGGCGCGTTCTTTGCGTCAACCTCTAACAGTGTCAAATACTGCCCCGTCTGCCGGAAGCGTATCACCCGCAGACAAGCTGCCGAGCGCATGAGGAAAAGACGCACCCCTGTTACGCAGTAG
- a CDS encoding YodL domain-containing protein: protein MEKKKGYSMFERDKLDPADSMRIERNIYFEEQTADLSGLTALPLEQLQALREEYAAAEQAAFEALQEQAAAWDEQAGKTLAIDKAIEYVRTPEATHTANQWEATDYGKHISNRVYQMRYHISENTRYDREKEKSIPYSWTLSWSIYTNSPHNYGQAKIAGQERKVFADKAAMEKYLNGRIKAYQHLFTEVSPPIPPEYAEHFKVNGQLLPGYAIEGEERAQPTAEKAAPTTAEPPQDTEQRKERETINEQFSILIDSRSRFETGKPGGVWLPMPTTTEQLHAAMESVGITADNPQDFFINGYSSTEDCPFDLPLSVIQSASMDELNYFGKLLEMQSDGDKDKFAAAVTHGEYAGSMKDLINLAQNLDCYWLYPTVRSEEDYGYYLIDELDELELPEEAKKYFKYEEYGRDAVSKDKGQFTEQGYIYNNQNTFTEWYRGTENEIPKEYRVMSFPQPERGGQDKTFMDAAATEQTARTAAEQPQEPHPVIPIVLTAGKPAEKLKEITDRLEQGITELFDSERYKEYLKVMSKFHNYSFRNTVLIAMQKPDASLLAGFSAWKNNFERNVMRGQKGIKIIAPSPYKIKQEMQKIDPHTQKPIIGKDGKPVTEEKEITIPAYKVVSVFDVSQTEGKELPDIAVDELTGDVDRYKDFFAALEKTSPVPIAFENIEGGSHGYYHLEDKRIAINEGMSELQTLKTAIHEIAHAKLHDIDLNAPKDEQPRVDRRTREVEAESVAYTVCQHYGLDTSDYSFGYVAGWSSGRELSELKSSLETIRSAAAEIINSIDANFAELQKAQDKEQTAGQEQPTREGQEAAPQPEAPKKADTAGKEKPEAAPKEAFTPETIYRVRRNPYSDSRENSHLLQAYVTQENGRAKMGDVLYTGTPEKCRELMGQLKSGELTEGDVKQLYAKAQETAQTTGQDKDTFSIYQIKGGDETRDFRFEPYDRLQAAGNVVDKANYELVYSAPLAPETSLEDIYTRFNIDHPKDFKGHSLSVSDVVVLHQNGQDTAHYVDSVGFRQVPEFLQEQKQLTPDELTTGETIQTPRGTFHVTAMSREQIEAAGYGFHHQSDDGKYLIMGNGTRAFAVAAEQPEKANPLKHIEDTVEQNDNNFDGIINNTPTVDELEAKVKAGETISLVDLANAVKADKERGKEAKPEKKPSIRAQLRADKEKAQKKNAKQKLQDLERS, encoded by the coding sequence ATGGAAAAGAAAAAAGGTTACTCCATGTTTGAGCGTGACAAGTTAGACCCGGCTGACAGTATGCGGATAGAGCGAAATATTTATTTTGAGGAACAGACCGCTGACCTTTCCGGGCTTACCGCCCTGCCCTTAGAACAGTTACAGGCATTGCGGGAAGAATACGCGGCGGCTGAACAGGCAGCTTTTGAAGCCTTGCAAGAACAGGCGGCGGCATGGGACGAACAGGCGGGAAAGACCCTTGCCATTGACAAAGCCATTGAGTATGTGAGGACACCCGAAGCTACGCATACCGCGAACCAGTGGGAAGCTACGGACTACGGGAAGCACATCAGCAACCGCGTCTACCAAATGCGCTACCACATATCCGAGAATACCCGGTATGACAGGGAAAAAGAGAAATCCATTCCCTATTCGTGGACGCTTTCATGGAGTATTTACACCAACAGCCCCCACAATTACGGACAGGCAAAAATCGCCGGACAGGAAAGGAAAGTCTTTGCAGACAAGGCAGCTATGGAAAAATATCTGAATGGGCGTATCAAAGCCTATCAGCATTTATTCACCGAGGTATCGCCGCCTATCCCGCCAGAGTATGCAGAGCATTTCAAAGTAAACGGGCAGCTTTTACCGGGCTATGCTATCGAGGGCGAGGAACGGGCGCAGCCTACCGCTGAAAAAGCAGCCCCCACCACAGCAGAGCCGCCACAGGACACCGAACAGAGAAAGGAGCGTGAAACCATAAACGAGCAGTTTTCAATTCTTATCGACAGCCGCAGCCGCTTTGAAACAGGCAAACCGGGCGGCGTGTGGCTTCCCATGCCGACCACAACAGAGCAGCTTCATGCGGCTATGGAAAGCGTCGGCATTACCGCAGACAATCCGCAGGATTTTTTCATCAACGGGTATTCTTCTACGGAGGACTGCCCCTTTGACTTGCCGCTTTCCGTTATCCAAAGCGCAAGCATGGACGAGCTGAATTATTTTGGAAAACTTCTGGAAATGCAGAGTGACGGGGACAAGGATAAATTTGCGGCGGCGGTTACACATGGCGAGTATGCCGGAAGCATGAAAGACCTTATCAACCTTGCACAAAACCTTGACTGTTACTGGCTCTATCCCACTGTCCGCAGCGAAGAAGATTACGGTTATTATCTTATCGACGAACTGGACGAGCTGGAGCTTCCCGAAGAAGCAAAGAAATATTTCAAGTATGAAGAATACGGGCGGGACGCAGTTAGCAAGGATAAGGGGCAGTTTACCGAACAGGGCTATATCTATAACAATCAGAACACCTTTACCGAATGGTATCGGGGAACGGAAAACGAGATACCCAAAGAATACCGCGTTATGAGCTTCCCACAGCCGGAACGCGGCGGACAGGACAAGACCTTTATGGACGCAGCCGCCACAGAGCAGACCGCCCGAACCGCCGCAGAGCAGCCACAGGAGCCGCACCCGGTTATCCCTATCGTGCTGACAGCCGGGAAGCCCGCCGAGAAATTAAAAGAGATTACCGACCGTCTGGAACAGGGCATTACGGAACTCTTTGACAGCGAGCGTTACAAGGAATATCTGAAAGTCATGTCAAAATTCCATAATTACAGCTTCCGAAACACCGTCCTTATCGCCATGCAGAAGCCGGACGCTTCCCTTTTGGCGGGCTTTTCCGCTTGGAAGAACAACTTTGAGCGAAATGTGATGAGAGGGCAAAAGGGAATTAAAATCATTGCCCCGTCGCCCTATAAAATCAAACAGGAAATGCAGAAAATCGACCCGCACACGCAGAAGCCCATAATCGGCAAGGACGGAAAGCCCGTCACCGAGGAAAAGGAAATCACCATACCCGCCTACAAGGTGGTATCCGTCTTTGACGTTTCCCAGACCGAGGGAAAGGAACTGCCGGACATTGCCGTTGACGAACTGACAGGCGACGTTGACCGCTATAAGGACTTTTTCGCAGCCCTTGAAAAGACTTCCCCCGTTCCTATCGCCTTTGAGAATATCGAGGGCGGCTCTCATGGCTACTACCACTTGGAGGACAAGCGCATTGCTATCAACGAGGGCATGAGCGAATTACAGACCTTAAAGACCGCCATTCACGAAATCGCCCATGCGAAGCTGCACGACATTGACCTCAACGCGCCAAAGGACGAGCAACCCCGCGTTGACCGCCGCACCCGCGAAGTCGAAGCGGAAAGCGTCGCCTATACCGTCTGCCAACATTACGGGCTTGACACGTCGGACTATTCTTTCGGCTATGTCGCCGGGTGGAGCAGCGGGCGGGAGCTGTCCGAGCTGAAAAGCTCCCTTGAAACGATACGCAGCGCAGCCGCCGAGATTATCAATTCCATAGACGCGAATTTTGCGGAGCTGCAAAAGGCACAGGACAAGGAGCAGACCGCCGGACAGGAGCAGCCCACCAGAGAGGGACAAGAAGCCGCGCCACAGCCGGAAGCCCCGAAAAAAGCAGATACAGCCGGGAAAGAAAAGCCGGAAGCAGCCCCGAAAGAAGCCTTTACCCCGGAAACGATTTACAGAGTGCGCCGGAACCCTTACAGCGACAGCCGGGAAAACAGCCACCTCTTGCAAGCCTATGTGACACAGGAGAACGGGCGGGCGAAAATGGGCGACGTGCTTTATACGGGAACGCCGGAGAAATGCCGCGAGCTTATGGGGCAGCTCAAAAGCGGCGAGCTGACCGAGGGCGACGTAAAGCAGCTTTACGCAAAGGCACAGGAAACGGCGCAGACCACCGGACAGGACAAGGACACCTTTTCCATTTACCAGATAAAGGGCGGGGACGAAACAAGGGACTTCCGCTTTGAGCCTTACGACCGCCTGCAGGCGGCGGGAAATGTGGTTGATAAAGCGAACTATGAGCTTGTCTATTCCGCGCCCCTTGCGCCGGAAACTTCCCTTGAAGATATTTATACCCGCTTCAATATCGACCACCCAAAAGATTTTAAGGGACACAGCCTTTCCGTTTCGGACGTGGTAGTGCTTCATCAGAACGGACAGGACACCGCGCATTACGTTGACAGCGTAGGCTTCCGGCAAGTGCCGGAGTTTTTACAGGAGCAGAAGCAGCTTACCCCGGACGAGCTGACAACGGGCGAAACAATCCAGACACCGAGGGGGACTTTCCATGTGACCGCCATGAGCCGGGAGCAGATAGAAGCCGCCGGATATGGCTTTCACCACCAGTCGGACGACGGAAAGTATCTGATTATGGGGAACGGGACGCGGGCGTTTGCTGTTGCCGCAGAGCAGCCGGAAAAGGCAAACCCCTTGAAGCATATCGAGGACACCGTAGAGCAGAACGACAACAACTTTGACGGTATCATCAACAACACCCCTACCGTTGACGAACTGGAAGCAAAGGTTAAGGCGGGAGAAACAATTTCCCTTGTTGACCTGGCTAACGCGGTCAAAGCCGACAAAGAGCGCGGCAAGGAAGCGAAGCCGGAAAAGAAGCCCTCTATCCGGGCGCAGCTTAGGGCTGACAAGGAAAAGGCGCAGAAGAAAAACGCAAAGCAGAAATTACAGGATTTGGAAAGGAGCTGA